In Moorella sp. Hama-1, a single genomic region encodes these proteins:
- the cydC gene encoding thiol reductant ABC exporter subunit CydC yields the protein MKQSNWQAFKYLLGLTASSRKPLILAAFLGFLTIGSNIGLIATAALLIASAALHPPVLDLMPAIVGVRFFGISRALCRYLERYAGHQATLQFLGELRVSFYRALEPLLPARLPDYRSGELLDRVVADVETLKDFYLRVLLPPLVALMVMAAVFIFLARFSINLALAWLVCFLVAGVALPLVLGAARGPDRRQEEVRASLNATLVDTVQGMTEILACGREQEQLQRLNTLGRELQRHQEKSASRDGLAVALTGLAGDLSLWLVLVLAIPLVTAGKLDGVFLAMLALATATSFEAISSLPAIKDYLQASLGATRRLLAVIATSTPDGVEDGHKNPRQRTPANPQPFSLQVPAGPGLSNPGLGSTRKVLPLARQTRPGHLQVKGLRFRYGQDEPPALDGIDFTLPAGGRLALVGPSGAGKSTLVNLLLRFWDYEEGSICLGGRELKDYPVEDLRRLLAVVSQPTHLFNASLAENLLLARPDAGAAELWSVLRAAGLEDFIHSLPRGLATCIGEEGLKLSGGQRQRLALARALLKNAPILILDEATSGLDAVTEQEVLQTIYQVMTGRTTLVITHHLAGLEAMDEILVLDRGRVVQRGCHEELFHQEGLYRRLWEMQQVIAP from the coding sequence GTGAAGCAAAGCAACTGGCAGGCGTTCAAGTATCTCCTGGGGCTGACGGCTTCCTCCCGGAAGCCCCTGATCCTGGCCGCCTTCCTGGGCTTTCTAACCATCGGCAGTAATATCGGCCTGATAGCTACAGCCGCCCTGCTCATAGCCAGTGCCGCCCTCCATCCCCCGGTGCTGGACCTGATGCCCGCCATAGTCGGGGTGCGCTTCTTTGGCATCTCCCGGGCCCTCTGTCGCTACCTGGAACGTTACGCCGGCCACCAGGCTACCCTTCAGTTCCTGGGTGAGTTGCGGGTATCCTTTTACCGCGCCCTGGAGCCCCTGCTCCCGGCCCGGCTGCCGGATTACCGCAGCGGTGAACTCCTCGACCGGGTCGTAGCCGATGTGGAAACCCTGAAGGATTTCTACCTCCGGGTCCTGCTCCCGCCCCTGGTGGCCTTGATGGTTATGGCGGCAGTCTTTATTTTTCTGGCCCGTTTCAGTATTAACCTGGCCCTGGCCTGGCTGGTTTGTTTCCTGGTTGCCGGGGTGGCCCTGCCCCTGGTCCTAGGAGCGGCCAGAGGCCCGGACCGCCGGCAGGAGGAGGTCCGGGCTTCCCTCAACGCCACTCTGGTGGATACCGTGCAGGGTATGACCGAGATCCTGGCCTGCGGCCGGGAGCAAGAACAGCTACAGCGCCTTAACACCTTGGGCCGGGAATTACAGCGTCACCAGGAAAAAAGTGCCAGCCGCGACGGCCTGGCGGTAGCTCTAACCGGCCTGGCCGGCGACCTGTCCCTCTGGCTAGTGCTAGTATTGGCCATCCCCCTGGTAACTGCGGGCAAGCTTGATGGCGTCTTCCTGGCCATGCTCGCCCTAGCAACAGCAACCAGTTTTGAAGCCATATCATCCCTGCCGGCAATCAAAGATTATCTTCAAGCCAGCCTGGGGGCCACCCGGCGTCTTCTGGCCGTTATCGCCACCTCAACCCCTGACGGGGTGGAGGACGGCCATAAGAACCCCAGGCAGCGGACCCCGGCCAACCCCCAACCCTTCAGCCTGCAGGTCCCGGCCGGCCCCGGGTTATCTAACCCCGGATTAGGTAGTACCCGCAAGGTCCTTCCCCTGGCCCGGCAGACCCGGCCCGGCCACCTGCAGGTCAAGGGTTTGCGTTTTCGTTACGGCCAGGATGAACCCCCGGCCCTGGACGGCATCGACTTCACCCTGCCCGCAGGCGGCCGGCTGGCCCTGGTCGGCCCCAGCGGCGCCGGTAAAAGTACCCTGGTCAACCTCCTCCTCCGCTTCTGGGACTATGAGGAGGGCTCCATCTGCCTGGGTGGGCGTGAGCTCAAAGATTATCCTGTGGAAGACCTGCGGCGCTTGCTGGCAGTAGTCAGCCAGCCCACCCATCTTTTTAACGCCTCCCTGGCGGAAAACCTGCTCCTGGCCCGGCCGGATGCCGGTGCGGCGGAACTATGGTCGGTCCTCCGGGCCGCCGGCCTGGAAGACTTTATCCACAGCCTGCCCCGGGGCCTGGCTACCTGTATCGGTGAAGAGGGGTTAAAACTCTCCGGCGGCCAGCGCCAGCGCCTAGCCTTGGCCCGGGCCCTCCTGAAAAATGCCCCCATCCTGATCCTGGATGAAGCTACCAGCGGCCTGGATGCAGTGACGGAGCAGGAAGTGCTGCAGACCATCTACCAGGTCATGACCGGCCGGACCACCCTGGTCATTACCCACCACCTGGCGGGCCTGGAAGCTATGGATGAGATCCTGGTCCTGGACAGGGGACGGGTAGTCCAGCGGGGGTGCCACGAAGAACTCTTCCACCAAGAAGGCCTCTACCGCCGTCTGTGGGAGATGCAACAGGTGATAGCGCCATAA
- the gmk gene encoding guanylate kinase codes for MEDGNKFTAGLIIDFQTHDRKERPGLFFIISGPSGVGKNTLLHFALKRTSGIYYLPSITTRPVRPGESQGSPYFFVSKKDFEAMIAAGAFLEWKQIYSGDYYGTHLPTILYALENGYDIITDMDVLGCAEVMKRFPDNVVPIFIAPPNLEELRHRLAGREKDPAVIARRLERVAMEMGYIDKYRHVIINDDLERAGGKLVRILTEYSRRGSGKES; via the coding sequence ATGGAAGATGGAAATAAATTTACGGCAGGGCTTATCATCGACTTTCAAACCCATGATCGCAAAGAGAGGCCGGGCCTCTTTTTTATCATTTCCGGGCCTTCCGGGGTCGGGAAAAACACCCTGCTCCATTTTGCCTTGAAGAGGACGAGCGGTATCTACTACCTCCCTTCCATTACCACCCGCCCGGTTCGGCCGGGGGAGTCCCAGGGTTCTCCCTATTTTTTTGTAAGCAAAAAGGATTTTGAAGCCATGATAGCCGCCGGCGCCTTCCTGGAATGGAAACAGATCTACTCGGGGGATTACTACGGCACCCACCTGCCGACCATCCTTTACGCCCTGGAGAACGGCTATGATATTATCACCGATATGGATGTCCTGGGATGCGCCGAAGTTATGAAGCGCTTCCCGGATAATGTGGTGCCTATTTTTATCGCCCCACCCAACCTGGAGGAATTGCGTCACCGGCTGGCGGGGAGGGAAAAGGATCCCGCCGTGATTGCCCGAAGGCTGGAACGGGTGGCCATGGAAATGGGTTACATTGACAAATACCGGCATGTGATTATCAACGACGACCTGGAACGGGCCGGGGGGAAACTGGTCCGGATACTTACAGAGTATTCCCGGAGGGGTTCGGGGAAAGAAAGCTAA
- a CDS encoding C40 family peptidase: protein MKKWSKYCLTAALAGAFTLAAAGVALARPYEVQRGDTLWALSRRYGVTVAQIQAANNLDSSLILVGQILEIPTGDNTPINRYEPTPASRSERVAPSTIGARIATIARQYEGAPYRWAGTSPKGFDCSGFTLYVFDRLGIELPHSAKDQASLGTHVDKSDLLPGDLVFFHTYAQDISHVGIYLGDGDFISATNGGVSIDSINDPYYWGPRYVGARRVR, encoded by the coding sequence TTGAAAAAATGGTCGAAGTATTGCCTTACTGCCGCCCTGGCCGGGGCCTTTACCCTGGCGGCCGCCGGGGTAGCCCTGGCCCGGCCCTATGAAGTACAAAGGGGCGACACCCTCTGGGCCCTGTCCAGGCGCTATGGTGTAACGGTAGCGCAGATTCAAGCCGCAAATAACCTGGATTCCTCCCTGATTCTTGTTGGCCAAATCCTGGAGATCCCCACCGGCGATAACACGCCTATCAATCGTTATGAACCCACCCCAGCATCGCGTAGCGAAAGAGTTGCTCCCTCTACCATAGGTGCTCGTATCGCTACTATCGCCCGCCAGTATGAGGGTGCCCCCTACCGCTGGGCTGGGACAAGCCCTAAGGGTTTCGATTGCTCCGGATTTACCCTGTACGTATTTGACCGTCTGGGTATTGAACTGCCCCATTCGGCGAAAGACCAGGCCTCCCTGGGTACCCATGTGGATAAAAGTGACCTCCTGCCCGGCGATCTCGTCTTTTTCCACACCTATGCCCAGGATATTAGCCATGTGGGCATCTACCTTGGGGATGGCGATTTTATCAGCGCCACCAATGGCGGCGTATCCATCGACAGCATCAACGATCCCTATTACTGGGGGCCGCGCTACGTCGGTGCCCGCCGGGTGAGATAA
- the guaA gene encoding glutamine-hydrolyzing GMP synthase, with the protein MNEGNKQPAEIVLVLDFGGQYNQLIARRIREAGVYSEMIPFNTPLEEILARQPRGIVFSGGPASVYSPGAPRIDRALYTSGIPILGICYGMQLMAHDLGGRVEAAAGREYGKTELEVRSDDVLFAGLPRTMPCWMSHGDYISAPPPGFQITARSAYTPVAAMSDPQHRLYGVQFHPEVRHTPHGQEILRHFLFQVCGCRGDWSVSSFIEDQVAVIRRQVGNGRVLCALSGGVDSSVAAALVHRAVGAALTCVFVNHGLLRQGEAEQVQQTFGQAMKINLVYVDARKRFLSKLAGVVDPEEKRKIIGHEFIRVFEEEARKLGRVDFLVQGTLYPDVIESGTATAAVIKSHHNVGGLPEDMELKLLEPLRLLFKDEVRRVGEELGLPEEIVWRQPFPGPGLAIRILGEVTPEKLAILRQADAIVTAEIRRAGLYREIWQSFAVLPSMKSVGVMGDERTYAYPIVLRAVTSDDAMTADWARLPYDLLERISSRIVNEVRHVNRVVYDITSKPPATIEWE; encoded by the coding sequence ATGAATGAAGGAAATAAACAACCGGCGGAAATAGTGCTGGTACTGGATTTTGGCGGCCAGTACAACCAGCTGATCGCCCGGCGTATCCGCGAAGCCGGCGTTTACTCGGAGATGATACCTTTTAATACCCCCCTGGAGGAGATTTTGGCCCGGCAGCCCAGGGGGATAGTCTTTTCCGGCGGCCCGGCCAGTGTCTACAGCCCTGGTGCTCCCCGGATCGATCGGGCTCTTTATACAAGCGGCATTCCCATTCTGGGCATCTGCTACGGCATGCAGCTCATGGCCCACGACCTGGGGGGCAGGGTAGAAGCGGCCGCCGGGAGAGAATACGGCAAGACGGAACTGGAGGTTAGGAGCGACGACGTCCTCTTTGCCGGCCTGCCCCGCACCATGCCGTGCTGGATGAGCCACGGCGACTATATCAGCGCCCCGCCGCCGGGCTTCCAGATAACGGCCCGCTCGGCTTACACGCCGGTGGCGGCCATGAGCGACCCGCAGCACCGCCTGTACGGCGTCCAGTTCCACCCCGAAGTCAGGCACACGCCCCACGGCCAGGAGATTCTGCGTCATTTTTTGTTCCAGGTATGCGGTTGCCGGGGCGACTGGTCCGTGAGTTCCTTCATTGAAGACCAGGTGGCGGTCATTCGCCGGCAGGTGGGTAACGGCCGCGTCCTCTGCGCCTTGAGCGGTGGGGTGGATTCCTCCGTCGCCGCCGCCCTGGTCCACCGGGCCGTAGGTGCGGCCCTGACCTGTGTCTTTGTTAACCACGGTCTCCTGCGCCAGGGTGAGGCCGAACAGGTGCAACAGACCTTCGGCCAGGCCATGAAGATCAACCTGGTTTACGTCGACGCCAGAAAGCGGTTCTTAAGCAAACTGGCCGGGGTGGTAGACCCGGAAGAAAAACGCAAGATCATCGGTCACGAGTTTATCCGCGTCTTTGAGGAAGAAGCCCGGAAGTTGGGCCGGGTGGACTTCCTGGTCCAGGGAACCCTCTACCCTGACGTCATTGAGAGCGGTACCGCAACGGCAGCCGTTATCAAGAGCCACCATAACGTCGGCGGCCTGCCGGAGGACATGGAACTAAAACTCCTGGAACCCCTGCGCCTTTTATTTAAGGACGAGGTGCGCCGGGTGGGGGAGGAACTGGGCCTGCCGGAGGAGATCGTCTGGCGCCAGCCCTTCCCCGGTCCGGGCCTGGCCATCCGCATCCTGGGGGAGGTTACCCCGGAGAAGCTGGCCATTTTACGCCAGGCCGACGCCATTGTCACCGCGGAGATCCGGCGAGCCGGCCTCTACCGGGAGATCTGGCAGTCCTTTGCCGTGCTGCCGTCGATGAAGAGCGTCGGGGTAATGGGGGATGAGCGCACCTACGCCTACCCCATCGTCCTGCGGGCGGTGACCAGCGACGACGCCATGACGGCCGACTGGGCGCGGCTGCCTTATGACCTGCTGGAGCGTATCTCTTCCCGGATTGTCAACGAGGTGCGCCACGTCAACCGGGTCGTCTACGATATCACCTCCAAACCCCCGGCGACGATAGAATGGGAGTAA
- the hpt gene encoding hypoxanthine phosphoribosyltransferase encodes MREDIAEVLVGAADIQKRVKEMGAAISRDYAGKDLLVVGILKGAIIFLADLVREITIPLQLDFMAVSSYGAGISTSGAVRILKDLEVPVEDKHLLIVEDIVDTGLTLKYLLENLKARQPLSVRACTILDKPERRLVDVHVDYSGFCIPDYFVVGYGLDYAQKYRHLPDICVLKPEVYNRKK; translated from the coding sequence TTGCGGGAAGACATTGCCGAAGTCCTGGTCGGCGCCGCCGATATTCAAAAAAGGGTCAAAGAGATGGGTGCGGCCATCAGCCGCGATTATGCGGGAAAAGACCTGCTGGTGGTTGGTATCCTCAAAGGGGCGATTATTTTCCTGGCCGACCTGGTGCGGGAGATCACTATCCCCCTGCAGCTTGATTTTATGGCCGTTTCCAGCTACGGCGCCGGTATCAGCACCTCGGGGGCGGTGCGGATCTTGAAGGATCTGGAGGTACCGGTGGAAGATAAACACCTGCTGATCGTGGAAGATATTGTCGACACCGGCCTGACGCTGAAATACTTACTGGAAAACTTGAAGGCCCGCCAGCCCTTGAGCGTCCGCGCCTGCACCATCCTGGACAAACCGGAACGGCGGCTGGTGGATGTCCATGTTGACTACAGCGGTTTCTGCATCCCGGATTACTTTGTCGTTGGTTACGGGTTGGATTATGCCCAGAAGTACCGCCACCTGCCTGATATCTGCGTTTTGAAACCGGAGGTTTATAACCGGAAAAAATGA
- a CDS encoding J domain-containing protein: MTVRNTTLEDRARQVLGVDADAGIMDIKKAYRRLARQYHPDCNRGSSSNTERFMLITEAYNYLLRHQLPGRNSPLASGLTLEKEDPDAAYASWWMEHYRDFF; this comes from the coding sequence ATGACCGTTAGAAACACGACCCTGGAGGACAGGGCGCGCCAGGTCCTGGGGGTGGATGCCGATGCCGGCATCATGGATATAAAAAAAGCCTACCGCCGCCTGGCCAGGCAGTACCACCCCGATTGCAACCGTGGTTCCAGCTCAAACACTGAGAGGTTCATGTTGATTACCGAGGCGTATAATTACCTCCTGCGCCACCAACTGCCCGGGCGGAACTCCCCCCTGGCGTCCGGCCTCACCCTGGAAAAGGAAGACCCAGATGCAGCCTACGCTTCCTGGTGGATGGAGCATTACCGCGATTTTTTCTAA
- the pabB gene encoding aminodeoxychorismate synthase component I, protein MLPIVTEIKAPADPEALYLTLTSGRANSFLLESALLHSRLGRYSFLGGDPFLVLKTRGHQALLYRPGGVTKTITGNPWDIIRSLLARYRLPRQEQPIPFTGGAVGCLAYDLGRYIEKIPAWAADDLPFPEGYLAFYDTIVAIDHQEEKVYLVANGFPDTGPAAEKKALARIKELAPRLEGTRSPEPPAGLDGEKPPVTSLFTREAYCRAAARAREYIAAGDIFEVNLSQRLQAPLAMEPWELYRRLRRVNPAPFAAYLPLKEGAIASASPERFLQVSQGKVETRPIKGTRRRGNSPEEDQALRQELWQSAKDRAELVMIIDLERNDLGRVCQAGSVQVPELFVLEEYATVFHLVSTVTGVLEPGRDMVDLWRATFPGGSITGAPKVRSMEIIEELEPVRRSVYTGAIGYLGFDGEADWNIVIRTFLLAGGQAYFQVGGAVTADSQPLLEYQETLDKARGLIAALHGGKV, encoded by the coding sequence TTGCTGCCCATCGTCACTGAAATCAAGGCCCCTGCCGATCCGGAAGCCCTTTATCTCACTCTGACCAGCGGCCGAGCAAACAGCTTTTTGCTGGAGAGCGCCCTCTTGCACTCCCGTTTGGGCCGCTACTCCTTCCTGGGCGGCGACCCTTTCCTGGTCCTTAAAACCAGGGGCCATCAGGCCCTCCTCTACCGGCCCGGCGGCGTAACTAAAACGATTACCGGCAACCCCTGGGATATTATCCGCTCCCTCCTGGCCCGTTACCGCTTACCGCGGCAGGAGCAACCCATCCCTTTTACCGGGGGTGCCGTCGGTTGCCTGGCCTATGACCTGGGCCGTTATATAGAAAAGATACCGGCATGGGCCGCCGACGACCTGCCCTTCCCGGAGGGCTACCTGGCTTTCTATGATACCATCGTAGCCATTGACCACCAGGAAGAAAAGGTCTATCTGGTCGCCAACGGTTTCCCGGACACCGGCCCGGCGGCAGAAAAAAAGGCCCTGGCCAGGATCAAAGAACTTGCCCCGCGCCTGGAAGGGACCAGGTCCCCGGAACCCCCGGCCGGCCTTGACGGCGAAAAGCCGCCCGTTACCTCCCTGTTTACCCGGGAAGCTTACTGCCGGGCCGCCGCCAGGGCCAGGGAGTATATCGCCGCCGGGGATATTTTTGAAGTTAACTTGTCCCAGCGCCTGCAGGCGCCCCTGGCTATGGAGCCCTGGGAGCTATACCGCCGCCTGCGGCGGGTCAACCCGGCGCCCTTCGCCGCCTACCTCCCTTTAAAAGAAGGGGCCATAGCCAGCGCATCGCCGGAAAGGTTCTTGCAGGTAAGCCAGGGGAAGGTAGAAACCCGGCCCATCAAGGGCACCCGACGCCGGGGAAACAGCCCGGAAGAAGATCAAGCTCTGCGGCAGGAGTTATGGCAAAGCGCTAAGGACCGGGCCGAGCTGGTAATGATCATCGACCTGGAGAGGAACGACCTGGGCCGGGTCTGCCAGGCTGGATCGGTGCAGGTACCGGAGCTTTTCGTCCTGGAGGAGTACGCCACCGTTTTCCACCTGGTAAGCACCGTCACCGGCGTCCTGGAACCGGGAAGGGATATGGTGGACCTCTGGCGGGCCACCTTCCCTGGCGGTTCCATCACCGGGGCACCAAAGGTACGTTCCATGGAAATCATCGAAGAACTGGAGCCCGTACGACGCAGCGTTTACACCGGCGCTATCGGCTACCTGGGGTTTGACGGGGAAGCCGACTGGAATATTGTCATCCGGACCTTCCTTCTCGCCGGCGGACAGGCCTATTTCCAGGTCGGCGGCGCCGTGACGGCCGACTCCCAACCCCTCCTTGAATACCAGGAGACTCTAGACAAAGCCCGCGGCTTGATCGCGGCTTTACATGGAGGAAAAGTATAA
- a CDS encoding aminotransferase class IV, whose amino-acid sequence MTGSVVYLNGSLHPTAVAGIDPAAPGFLYGAGLFETIRIENSRLLFLNEHLERLTSSAGRLGWPAPEKETIPAALLAAIAAKGVTTGRARLNFFQGREGFNLLLAVDDGLPYTSQDYRRGCQAAIVSIPRNQRSPLAGLKTMNYLENLLALAEARAKGAQEALLLNLDGYLAEGSRSNLFIVCDDILYTPDLASGPLPGLARARVLKIAAGLGLTVKEEPLPPGALATAKEAFLTNSLMEILPLTLVDGRPVGNGRPGPVTALLQARYQEEKAAARGKKTPTTP is encoded by the coding sequence ATGACAGGATCGGTTGTCTATTTAAATGGCTCCCTGCACCCCACCGCCGTAGCCGGTATCGACCCGGCCGCTCCCGGTTTTCTGTATGGGGCCGGACTCTTTGAGACCATTCGCATAGAAAATAGCCGGCTCCTGTTTCTCAATGAACACCTGGAACGCCTTACCAGCAGTGCTGGGCGCCTAGGCTGGCCGGCACCGGAAAAAGAGACCATCCCTGCCGCCCTCCTGGCGGCCATCGCCGCCAAGGGGGTAACCACCGGCCGCGCCCGCCTTAATTTTTTTCAGGGCCGGGAAGGCTTTAACCTGCTCCTGGCGGTAGATGACGGCCTGCCCTATACCTCCCAAGACTACCGCCGAGGCTGCCAGGCGGCCATTGTGAGCATACCCCGCAACCAGCGTTCCCCCCTGGCCGGCCTGAAAACCATGAACTACCTGGAAAACCTCCTGGCCCTGGCTGAGGCCCGGGCAAAGGGCGCCCAGGAGGCTCTTCTGTTGAACCTGGATGGTTACCTGGCCGAGGGTAGCCGCAGCAATCTTTTTATCGTTTGTGACGACATCCTCTATACCCCCGATCTGGCCAGCGGCCCCCTGCCCGGCCTGGCCCGCGCCCGGGTCCTAAAAATAGCTGCCGGCCTGGGCCTGACGGTTAAAGAAGAACCTTTACCGCCAGGGGCGCTCGCTACAGCAAAGGAAGCCTTCCTGACCAACAGCCTGATGGAGATCCTCCCCCTGACGCTAGTAGACGGTCGGCCCGTTGGTAATGGCCGCCCCGGACCGGTGACGGCCCTGCTCCAGGCCCGTTACCAGGAGGAAAAGGCTGCTGCCCGGGGTAAAAAAACTCCTACCACACCATAG
- a CDS encoding uroporphyrinogen decarboxylase family protein, with protein sequence MTHIERVQVALAGGRPDRVPRGEFELEPGLVAVLLGRAPDFQSEVAARELLGMDLLAITPAAPVAEAGSGSYRDAWGCRYANRGNLKVPLAPAIPAIRVAADYTLPDPVSFNLQAIRRWREETDFFVLAFIDGPFQGTGRLLDFTEFLLAAAAGEEAIGKLAAAVVDFNIKLARLCRQAGAHGIIIGDDIAYGRGTYIRPDLWRELFLPLLRCQVEGIKEMGLPVLYHSDGNLQAVLPDLAGLPLDGLQGLEPAAGMDIGAVKREYGERWCLMGNFDLDLLVTGNPDTITAATRSLLDVAAPGGGYIFSTACGILNASLPPENVLALYRAVDKYGIYR encoded by the coding sequence GTGACTCATATCGAAAGGGTGCAGGTGGCCCTGGCCGGCGGTAGGCCCGACCGGGTACCCCGGGGGGAGTTCGAACTGGAACCAGGCCTGGTGGCCGTTCTGCTGGGCCGGGCCCCTGACTTCCAGTCTGAGGTGGCGGCCCGGGAACTCCTGGGGATGGACCTCCTGGCTATTACCCCGGCGGCGCCGGTGGCGGAAGCGGGGTCCGGCAGCTACCGGGATGCCTGGGGTTGCCGTTATGCTAACCGGGGGAACTTGAAGGTGCCCCTGGCGCCAGCCATCCCGGCCATCCGGGTCGCCGCAGATTATACCCTGCCGGACCCCGTCTCCTTCAACCTGCAGGCTATCCGTCGCTGGCGGGAGGAAACGGACTTCTTTGTCCTGGCCTTTATCGACGGCCCCTTCCAGGGGACGGGGCGACTCCTGGACTTTACCGAATTTCTCCTGGCCGCGGCGGCCGGGGAGGAAGCCATCGGGAAACTGGCGGCGGCCGTCGTCGACTTCAATATAAAACTGGCGCGCCTCTGCCGGCAGGCGGGGGCCCACGGTATTATCATCGGCGACGATATTGCCTACGGCCGGGGGACCTACATCCGGCCGGACCTCTGGCGGGAGCTCTTTTTACCCCTTTTGCGGTGTCAGGTAGAGGGGATCAAAGAAATGGGCCTGCCGGTCCTGTACCACTCCGATGGCAATCTCCAGGCCGTTCTGCCCGACCTGGCCGGTTTGCCCCTGGACGGCCTCCAGGGCCTGGAGCCGGCCGCCGGCATGGATATAGGGGCCGTTAAAAGGGAATACGGGGAGAGGTGGTGCCTGATGGGCAACTTCGATCTGGATCTCCTGGTTACCGGCAACCCGGATACTATAACTGCCGCCACCCGCAGCCTGCTGGACGTTGCGGCCCCCGGCGGGGGCTATATCTTCTCGACAGCCTGCGGTATTTTGAACGCCTCCCTGCCCCCGGAAAATGTCCTGGCCCTGTACCGGGCCGTAGATAAATATGGGATCTACCGGTAA
- a CDS encoding ASKHA domain-containing protein: MAEVLVDFQPVGRRAEVATGQTILAAAQQLGLSLGSGGLTAPCGGRGLCGRCRVRVASGQAGEITPAERRFLTPAQLEQGYRLACQAVVTAPLKVEIPPESMLGVQKLQVEGLEVEVVPEPPVKRYNISLNKTTIENPHPIWQQVAGELESTYGLHRAVVDFGLAREGEPLAAGGQGVVTVRGSEVINVYAGRPAPPVGLAVDLGTTKVAGFLINLETGATLAADGIMNPQIAYGEDVMARLGYALEGEEEYRRIQEVEIEGLNRLAATLAAKAGVAPTDIEEAVIVGNTAMHHLLLHLPVAQLARAPYVPALTTPVEVKARSLGLNFSPGAYVYLQPVIAGFVGGDHVAMILGSRLDEARKVTLGLDIGTNTEIVLSYGGKMLSCSCASGPAFEGAHIAQGMRAITGAISAVRLSDDGREVFWESIGGAPPLGICGSGILDAVAELYRTGIINKSGRMDLKHPRVRRPAEGGPPEFLLVPAEEAGIDSDLVVTQKDVSEIQLAKAAIASGTLLLLEAAGLNLADLKEVVVAGAFGTHLKLESAVTIGMFPNLPLTAFHQLGNAAGTGARLALISMTERRRCEHIARQVGYIELMTRPSFQEVYVNSLLLP, encoded by the coding sequence ATGGCAGAAGTGTTAGTTGATTTCCAGCCGGTGGGCCGGCGGGCTGAGGTGGCGACCGGCCAGACGATTCTGGCTGCCGCCCAGCAACTGGGATTGTCCCTGGGGTCCGGCGGTCTGACTGCTCCCTGCGGTGGCCGCGGCCTCTGCGGCCGCTGCCGGGTCCGGGTAGCCTCCGGGCAGGCCGGAGAGATAACGCCGGCAGAGCGGCGTTTCCTTACCCCGGCTCAGCTGGAACAGGGTTATCGCCTGGCCTGCCAGGCTGTAGTCACCGCTCCCTTGAAGGTGGAAATCCCACCGGAATCCATGCTCGGAGTTCAGAAACTTCAGGTCGAGGGGCTGGAGGTGGAGGTTGTCCCCGAGCCCCCGGTAAAAAGATATAACATATCTTTGAATAAGACTACTATTGAAAATCCCCACCCTATCTGGCAACAGGTGGCCGGGGAGTTGGAGAGCACCTATGGCCTGCACCGGGCTGTGGTGGACTTTGGCCTGGCCCGGGAGGGGGAACCCCTGGCGGCGGGGGGCCAGGGTGTGGTCACGGTACGCGGGTCCGAGGTGATCAATGTTTATGCCGGCCGGCCGGCACCACCGGTGGGCCTGGCCGTCGACCTGGGCACTACCAAGGTAGCCGGTTTTCTCATCAACCTGGAGACAGGTGCGACCCTGGCGGCCGATGGTATTATGAACCCCCAGATAGCTTACGGGGAAGACGTCATGGCCCGCCTGGGCTATGCCCTGGAGGGCGAAGAGGAGTACCGGCGTATCCAGGAAGTCGAGATTGAAGGTTTGAACCGCCTGGCCGCCACCCTGGCGGCAAAGGCCGGTGTGGCCCCGACGGATATTGAGGAAGCCGTAATTGTCGGCAATACGGCCATGCACCACCTGTTACTGCACCTGCCGGTGGCCCAGCTGGCCCGGGCGCCCTACGTGCCGGCTTTGACTACGCCGGTGGAGGTAAAGGCCCGGAGCCTGGGCTTGAATTTTAGCCCGGGGGCCTATGTTTACCTGCAGCCGGTAATCGCCGGTTTTGTCGGTGGCGACCATGTGGCCATGATCCTGGGCAGCCGCCTCGATGAGGCCCGCAAGGTCACCCTGGGCCTGGATATCGGCACCAATACGGAGATTGTCCTGAGCTACGGCGGCAAGATGCTCTCCTGTTCCTGCGCCTCGGGGCCGGCCTTCGAAGGCGCCCATATCGCCCAGGGTATGCGGGCTATCACCGGCGCCATATCCGCCGTTCGCCTGAGTGACGACGGCCGGGAGGTCTTCTGGGAGAGCATCGGTGGGGCGCCGCCTTTAGGCATCTGCGGTTCCGGCATCCTGGACGCCGTGGCCGAGCTGTACCGCACCGGTATCATCAACAAAAGCGGCCGGATGGATCTAAAACACCCCCGGGTAAGGCGGCCGGCTGAAGGGGGTCCGCCGGAGTTCCTCCTGGTGCCGGCGGAAGAGGCCGGTATAGACAGCGACCTGGTGGTCACCCAGAAGGACGTCAGCGAGATCCAGCTGGCCAAGGCCGCCATTGCCAGCGGTACCCTGCTGCTCCTAGAGGCGGCCGGGCTGAACCTGGCGGACCTGAAAGAGGTCGTGGTCGCCGGGGCCTTTGGTACCCACCTGAAACTGGAGAGCGCCGTTACCATCGGCATGTTCCCCAACCTGCCCCTGACGGCCTTCCACCAGCTGGGCAATGCCGCCGGCACCGGGGCGCGCCTGGCCCTCATCTCTATGACGGAACGCCGCCGGTGCGAGCATATTGCCCGGCAGGTGGGCTATATTGAGCTGATGACCCGGCCTTCCTTCCAGGAAGTATACGTAAATTCGCTTTTGCTACCATGA